A portion of the Leptospira noumeaensis genome contains these proteins:
- the fliH gene encoding flagellar assembly protein FliH, translating to MAKLVFKPIQIADLQEEVEIQLPDKYKKFHKTDEQEDFEIDQEGNIIEQYQGPSIEEIEAELQRYRQETEEQVRQLLEDAKKQAKAIEEEGRTKAFQMVQDSKEKIKLEEDSGRAKAEQILDRAKMEVERMIKEAEMKQAEIEHEAYQKGYDAGREVGFKKGQGEVRRLIDRLGTIIGKAIDIREEMIAASEKQMVEMILVIARKVIKDEIIERKEIVLNNIREAMKRIKDRDRIDIRVNFADLELTTAHKDELIKLMESLRKVNIYEDSRVDRGGVIIETDVGAIDARISTQLKEIEEAIRNVEPI from the coding sequence ATGGCAAAACTCGTCTTTAAACCCATTCAAATTGCCGACTTACAAGAAGAAGTTGAGATTCAACTTCCTGATAAGTACAAAAAATTTCATAAAACCGACGAACAAGAAGACTTCGAGATAGACCAAGAAGGGAATATAATCGAACAATACCAAGGTCCATCGATTGAAGAAATCGAAGCGGAACTCCAAAGGTATCGCCAAGAAACAGAAGAACAAGTTCGCCAATTATTAGAAGACGCTAAAAAACAAGCCAAAGCCATTGAAGAAGAAGGTAGAACCAAAGCCTTCCAAATGGTTCAAGACTCCAAAGAAAAAATTAAATTAGAAGAAGACTCTGGCCGCGCCAAAGCGGAACAAATCTTAGATCGTGCTAAGATGGAAGTCGAACGGATGATCAAAGAAGCCGAAATGAAACAGGCTGAGATCGAACACGAGGCTTATCAAAAAGGTTATGATGCAGGTCGAGAAGTAGGATTTAAAAAAGGCCAAGGGGAAGTGAGACGACTCATTGACCGATTAGGAACAATCATTGGTAAGGCGATCGATATTCGAGAAGAGATGATTGCTGCGTCCGAAAAACAAATGGTAGAAATGATTCTTGTGATTGCAAGAAAAGTAATCAAAGACGAAATCATTGAACGTAAAGAAATTGTACTCAATAACATTCGTGAAGCAATGAAACGAATCAAAGATCGCGATCGTATTGATATTCGCGTGAACTTTGCTGACTTAGAACTCACAACGGCTCATAAAGACGAACTGATCAAACTGATGGAATCTCTCAGAAAAGTAAACATCTACGAAGACTCTCGTGTTGACCGCGGTGGTGTGATCATCGAAACAGATGTGGGAGCAATCGACGCAAGGATTTCCACTCAGCTCAAAGAAATCGAAGAGGCTATTCGAAACGTCGAACCGATATGA
- a CDS encoding FliG C-terminal domain-containing protein yields MKTPSGSNKAALAYKILGRYLPDEVFAHLSDSEIESLLLKVESNPSPTKGQEKDILLSFTKFLQKKGNQPDRGTYDSKDEYTNNAYPPRNGGKTAPSHGKPPLGGGYVNNEDHVQNLGGTNGKYAHSKHPETNELYSLLEEILKEEDAKRMVGPIWSELPKFSLEMLRNLTMDESSEVTARVLSFSDPETASEVLAEYPESNREEIILALSEIDYHSDQERDQLERFLRFKMELIQKKMPVSKIRSRKAKTAGEILTRLPFLPSQNLIERIQKKSPEYAETIVEHYFRLEDLLHLGRTSLTRFFSEIHPLVIACALKGVETEFRDQVYSNLESWLVKEIKIEWDSLGPVSLAEIEEAQKGILDRLREAMDEGKVKLWRLK; encoded by the coding sequence ATGAAAACCCCGTCCGGTTCCAATAAAGCCGCCCTTGCCTACAAAATCTTAGGCCGCTATTTGCCGGATGAAGTGTTCGCTCATTTGAGTGATTCCGAAATCGAATCCCTACTTTTAAAAGTGGAATCCAATCCTTCACCGACCAAAGGCCAGGAAAAAGACATCCTTCTCTCCTTCACAAAATTCCTACAAAAAAAAGGAAACCAACCGGATCGTGGCACTTACGACTCGAAGGATGAATACACGAATAACGCATATCCACCCAGAAACGGGGGGAAAACCGCGCCTTCCCATGGCAAGCCACCGCTCGGGGGCGGTTATGTGAACAACGAGGATCATGTACAAAATCTCGGTGGAACAAACGGGAAATATGCGCATAGCAAACATCCAGAAACAAACGAGCTGTATTCGCTACTCGAAGAAATATTAAAAGAAGAAGATGCCAAACGTATGGTGGGCCCAATTTGGTCAGAACTTCCAAAGTTCTCTCTGGAAATGCTCAGGAACTTGACCATGGACGAATCTTCAGAAGTTACCGCCCGAGTTCTCAGTTTTTCCGACCCAGAAACTGCCTCAGAAGTTTTAGCAGAATACCCAGAAAGTAACAGGGAAGAGATTATTTTGGCGCTTTCGGAAATTGATTACCATTCTGACCAGGAAAGAGACCAATTAGAGAGATTCCTTCGGTTCAAAATGGAGCTCATCCAGAAAAAAATGCCAGTTTCGAAGATCCGCAGCCGGAAAGCCAAAACGGCAGGTGAAATTCTGACTCGGCTTCCTTTTTTGCCATCTCAAAATTTAATTGAACGAATTCAGAAAAAAAGCCCAGAATATGCCGAAACTATAGTAGAACACTACTTTCGTTTGGAAGACCTCCTTCATTTAGGAAGGACGAGCCTCACTCGGTTCTTTTCTGAGATCCATCCTCTTGTCATTGCTTGTGCGTTGAAGGGAGTGGAAACAGAATTTCGCGATCAAGTTTATTCCAATTTGGAATCTTGGCTTGTGAAAGAAATAAAGATCGAATGGGATTCGTTAGGTCCTGTTTCACTTGCGGAGATTGAAGAAGCCCAAAAGGGAATCTTAGATCGTTTGCGTGAAGCAATGGATGAGGGCAAAGTGAAACTCTGGAGATTGAAGTAA
- a CDS encoding adenylate/guanylate cyclase domain-containing protein, producing the protein MTRQKLIYLFIAILATACRMAAPSPQIHSGELDLVSFPFESGGAMELQGDWKFFPNQFNVSADAAPSSYLPVPALWNQVPVSSGFPDGKGYGTYVLDIKLPEESHIYSVYIPEVRTAFRLVAGNRSLASGVPGVSKETTTPSAWGQSFTIAAKNHLQIRIEVSNFHHKEGGLPNAPIFGLAEGVQNYILAQSTIDLALTGAIFMFGLYHFILFFYRNKQREAFYFGFFCLVFAARIPFIGSKTIYAMFPNIPWDLVIYVEYASVFVLGILFLWFVDGLFPRFIDTKIILYFSAYVQFMLVYGLIIKPETYTQFEVVFQVLGVVYAVFLGIRLYQMVRRGLPDAGIFFLGYLILFVGFVYDVILAYRGEGESTLSQIAVFLFFGVQSTIVTLRTARTFRKKLSLKDEFESINEEFILTNRFFAKFIPRDFLTHLGKESIEEVRLGDSSEREMTVLFADIWEYWDIIYSIPLENRMLFTNSYLGRIGPCVRKNNGFIDKYIGSAIMALFDGGIQNSIKAAEDIQWELEKYNERRRSFGYLSLHAGIGIHSGDTMLGILGEEERLESTVIADTVNLSSRIQGLTKKYGARILVSLTSLMLHEDLDTIPYRILDFVRVKGKQETVMIAEVLIPDIDPISNKKIENKDQFEAAIFDYERADFVSALEKFRSVFADNPDDLAAQIYIERCEYYQTAGVGEDWDGVSAWEK; encoded by the coding sequence ATGACCCGTCAGAAACTAATCTATCTTTTCATTGCCATTTTGGCAACGGCTTGTCGTATGGCGGCCCCCTCCCCCCAAATCCATTCGGGTGAATTGGATCTCGTGAGTTTTCCTTTCGAGTCGGGAGGAGCTATGGAACTCCAAGGGGATTGGAAATTTTTTCCTAACCAATTTAATGTCTCAGCAGATGCAGCCCCTTCCTCTTATCTCCCCGTTCCTGCCCTTTGGAATCAGGTTCCCGTAAGTTCTGGGTTTCCTGATGGGAAAGGATATGGGACTTATGTTTTGGATATCAAACTTCCTGAAGAAAGTCATATCTATTCGGTTTATATACCTGAAGTTCGAACTGCGTTTCGGTTGGTGGCAGGTAATAGGAGTTTGGCGTCTGGTGTGCCTGGTGTCAGTAAGGAAACCACAACACCGAGCGCTTGGGGGCAAAGTTTCACGATTGCTGCTAAGAATCATTTACAGATCCGTATTGAGGTCAGTAATTTCCATCATAAAGAAGGTGGTCTTCCTAATGCACCTATCTTTGGTTTAGCGGAAGGTGTTCAAAACTATATTTTGGCACAAAGTACTATAGATTTAGCGTTAACTGGCGCTATATTTATGTTTGGGTTGTATCATTTTATTTTGTTTTTTTATCGAAACAAACAAAGGGAAGCATTCTATTTTGGTTTTTTTTGTTTGGTATTTGCGGCAAGAATTCCTTTTATCGGAAGTAAAACTATTTATGCGATGTTTCCCAATATACCTTGGGATTTAGTGATTTATGTTGAATACGCCTCGGTTTTTGTATTAGGCATTCTGTTTTTATGGTTTGTGGATGGACTTTTCCCTCGTTTTATAGACACAAAAATTATTTTATACTTTAGCGCATACGTACAGTTTATGTTAGTTTATGGTTTGATCATTAAACCAGAAACATACACTCAGTTTGAAGTTGTTTTTCAAGTTTTGGGTGTAGTATATGCTGTATTTTTGGGAATTCGATTGTATCAGATGGTGCGAAGAGGATTACCAGATGCGGGCATTTTCTTTTTAGGGTATCTGATTTTATTTGTTGGTTTTGTTTACGATGTAATCCTTGCCTATCGTGGAGAAGGGGAGTCTACTTTATCACAAATTGCTGTATTTTTATTTTTTGGTGTCCAATCAACAATTGTTACACTTCGTACAGCAAGGACTTTCCGCAAAAAACTTTCTTTAAAAGATGAATTTGAATCAATCAATGAAGAATTTATATTAACCAATCGTTTTTTTGCAAAGTTCATTCCAAGAGACTTTTTAACTCATTTGGGTAAGGAAAGTATCGAAGAAGTTCGGTTAGGTGATAGTAGTGAAAGGGAAATGACTGTCCTCTTTGCGGATATTTGGGAGTATTGGGATATCATTTATTCAATTCCTCTAGAAAACCGAATGTTATTTACCAATTCTTATTTAGGCCGGATTGGCCCTTGTGTTCGTAAAAATAATGGTTTCATCGATAAATACATTGGAAGCGCCATTATGGCTCTTTTTGATGGAGGAATCCAAAATTCCATCAAAGCTGCCGAGGACATCCAGTGGGAATTGGAAAAATACAATGAACGTAGAAGATCGTTTGGATACTTATCGCTCCATGCAGGTATCGGAATTCATTCGGGAGATACCATGCTTGGGATTTTGGGCGAAGAGGAAAGGCTTGAATCGACAGTCATTGCTGACACAGTCAATCTTTCTAGCCGTATCCAAGGATTAACCAAAAAATATGGTGCCAGGATTCTTGTTAGTCTCACATCACTTATGTTACATGAAGATTTGGATACAATTCCTTATCGAATTTTGGATTTTGTGCGAGTGAAAGGAAAACAAGAAACGGTGATGATCGCCGAAGTTCTGATTCCTGATATTGATCCGATATCTAATAAAAAAATTGAAAATAAAGATCAATTTGAAGCAGCAATTTTTGATTATGAACGAGCAGATTTTGTTTCCGCTTTAGAAAAATTCAGATCTGTATTTGCCGATAACCCAGATGATTTGGCTGCACAGATCTATATAGAAAGATGCGAATATTATCAAACGGCAGGTGTAGGTGAAGATTGGGATGGGGTTTCTGCATGGGAAAAATAA
- a CDS encoding 7TM diverse intracellular signaling domain-containing protein: MKLLSFYKIIILSFILLFNNCSRSTDENTIVLRLDGDDWGIYFNDSADILSNEFNANNLDITTVPSNFRNLNRSYQGAIWIRKSFEITTEQHQKSLALQLGKVYQSDEVFINGVLIGKNNSAFGKDPDEFAFGRPRIYPIPHDLLLEGENVLIVKINSSLSTSAGIITGPIRIVTYEEALNGNLYDSLVELIFVGFYLFIALFFFINFFNLRDKKEYFSFSILALIFSAYELSKNEVRFFLINQFAILKFIEYSFLLILPYGFIKFIQDFFELKPFKYQRIYLFMQFFFIAVFAIIQNPVFWYNFIGYWDIHLLAVIGYAIYVTFNKFREQTRGSTIHLLALVYLLYSILKEILIERGYLNSPSSLETSFLVYLILMTLALRFQFLIMKRKLQNRYERLKEADSLREKIFYYMDAMISGPLKSMKEKLIAFRESTQKTKDKNLVKEVIDVQSSIDNVMDDIIELSRLEVLKEVPFKEQVNFISFINEVIPEDDITYSIKVNPETEIHNSLDLINSVVVRLVDFPPFKEFNHNDLIITQDLRGNVHFRFLLFHSNPKVSQRLFSDLVENYNTLTPVKVKWAIILEIVRLLGAKIDFKIIKKKYLKIDLGIAAIVPVSELQPIQESQSISRLSPTKIQKEDWKVTIKRYWKILKETEIKIPNFKKKK, translated from the coding sequence ATGAAACTTTTAAGTTTTTATAAAATTATAATCCTAAGTTTCATTTTACTGTTTAATAATTGTTCTCGTTCCACGGATGAAAATACAATTGTACTCCGTTTGGACGGAGATGATTGGGGAATTTACTTTAACGATAGTGCAGACATTCTTAGCAACGAGTTTAACGCTAACAACTTAGACATAACAACTGTTCCTAGTAACTTTCGAAACTTAAACCGCTCCTATCAAGGAGCCATTTGGATTCGAAAAAGTTTTGAAATCACAACAGAGCAACACCAAAAATCTTTGGCCTTACAATTAGGAAAAGTCTATCAATCTGATGAAGTATTTATCAATGGTGTACTGATTGGAAAAAACAATTCCGCCTTTGGAAAAGATCCTGATGAGTTTGCTTTTGGTAGACCAAGAATTTATCCAATTCCGCATGACTTATTGTTGGAAGGGGAAAATGTTCTCATAGTGAAAATTAATTCTTCACTATCCACTTCTGCCGGTATCATCACTGGGCCCATAAGAATAGTTACTTATGAAGAAGCATTAAATGGAAATCTTTACGATTCACTCGTAGAACTTATCTTTGTTGGTTTTTACCTTTTTATTGCTTTGTTTTTCTTTATTAACTTCTTTAACTTAAGAGACAAAAAAGAATATTTCAGTTTTAGTATCCTTGCACTTATTTTCTCTGCTTATGAGTTATCAAAAAACGAAGTTCGATTTTTTCTAATCAATCAGTTCGCTATTTTAAAATTCATAGAGTATTCTTTTTTACTCATTTTACCATATGGATTTATAAAGTTTATCCAGGACTTTTTTGAATTAAAACCTTTCAAATACCAAAGAATCTATCTATTCATGCAGTTCTTCTTTATCGCGGTCTTTGCGATCATTCAGAACCCTGTATTTTGGTATAACTTTATTGGATATTGGGATATCCATTTACTTGCTGTAATAGGTTATGCCATCTATGTAACGTTCAATAAATTCCGAGAGCAAACTCGCGGCTCCACCATCCACCTACTTGCACTCGTATATTTATTGTATTCGATACTAAAAGAAATATTAATCGAAAGAGGATATCTCAATTCACCATCTTCTTTAGAAACAAGTTTCTTAGTATATTTGATTTTGATGACTCTTGCTTTACGTTTTCAGTTTTTGATTATGAAACGAAAACTTCAAAATCGTTATGAAAGATTGAAGGAAGCAGATTCCCTTCGAGAAAAGATTTTTTATTATATGGATGCAATGATTTCTGGACCTTTAAAGTCTATGAAAGAGAAACTAATTGCATTTCGTGAATCCACACAAAAAACGAAGGATAAAAACTTAGTAAAAGAAGTAATCGATGTCCAATCCTCTATTGACAATGTGATGGATGATATCATTGAACTTTCAAGATTAGAAGTATTAAAAGAAGTTCCATTCAAAGAACAGGTTAACTTCATCTCCTTTATCAACGAAGTAATTCCGGAAGATGACATCACTTACTCTATAAAAGTAAATCCGGAAACAGAAATTCACAATAGTTTAGATTTAATCAATTCCGTCGTTGTAAGGTTGGTTGATTTTCCGCCATTTAAAGAATTCAATCATAATGATTTAATCATCACTCAAGATTTGAGAGGAAATGTTCACTTTAGGTTTTTATTATTTCACAGTAACCCTAAAGTTTCACAAAGATTGTTTAGCGATTTAGTTGAAAACTACAACACTCTTACTCCCGTAAAAGTTAAATGGGCGATCATTCTTGAAATTGTTCGTTTGTTAGGTGCGAAAATTGATTTCAAAATTATCAAAAAGAAATATTTAAAAATCGATTTAGGCATTGCTGCCATTGTTCCTGTATCGGAATTACAACCAATCCAAGAATCACAGAGCATTTCTAGGTTGTCTCCTACCAAAATACAAAAGGAAGATTGGAAAGTGACGATAAAACGCTATTGGAAAATCCTCAAAGAAACTGAAATTAAAATCCCTAATTTCAAAAAGAAAAAATAA
- a CDS encoding NnrS family protein, which produces MKTSFFGLSFWNTAFRPFFWFGSIYGILVIGFWLLVLSSAVTNPIQINSIHWHSYEMVFGFSKAIVLGFLFTAVQNWTNSSILKGKNLFFLLLFWALGRFSMYPLGLLSYLSFGLDISSDLMVILLLYPKLMVPTQKHNQPIIFHYGLFTIFHLFAGFSARSVLNPEQTLLYVHLSIFVILFLILIIGGRVVPFFSGVVIPGYSFKRMPKLESAILYLPFVFYISKLIEFYLTTNGSINIHIDNINLIDILLIISFLICFSLFVTNTVRFISWKPWKSYQKPILWILYTGYFWVCLGFLFYSLTSLGYFPISSAIHSLTVGGIGVFIYGMITRVSLGHTGRIIVASPLTVGAYIILNFAVIVRVLFPLFGKYNLAYHLSGIGWILAFTLFILQYTKILFSPRPDGKPS; this is translated from the coding sequence ATGAAGACTTCATTCTTTGGTTTAAGTTTTTGGAACACTGCATTCCGCCCTTTCTTTTGGTTCGGTTCTATATATGGTATTTTAGTGATCGGATTTTGGTTACTCGTTCTTTCTAGTGCAGTCACCAATCCTATTCAGATTAATTCTATCCATTGGCATTCCTATGAAATGGTTTTTGGATTTTCGAAAGCAATTGTCCTCGGCTTTCTTTTTACGGCAGTCCAAAACTGGACTAACTCAAGCATCTTAAAGGGGAAAAATTTATTTTTTTTATTACTCTTTTGGGCCTTGGGAAGATTTTCAATGTACCCACTTGGATTATTATCCTATTTGTCTTTTGGTTTAGACATCAGCTCAGACCTGATGGTCATTCTCCTACTCTATCCAAAATTGATGGTTCCAACTCAAAAACACAATCAACCAATTATTTTTCATTATGGATTATTTACCATATTTCATTTGTTCGCTGGATTTTCTGCACGTTCAGTTTTAAATCCAGAACAAACATTATTATATGTTCATTTAAGTATTTTTGTAATACTTTTTCTCATTTTAATTATTGGAGGAAGAGTGGTTCCATTTTTTTCTGGAGTGGTCATTCCGGGATATTCCTTCAAACGAATGCCAAAATTAGAATCAGCAATCCTATATTTACCTTTTGTTTTTTATATTTCAAAACTGATTGAATTCTATTTAACAACCAATGGTTCAATCAACATTCATATAGATAATATAAATCTAATCGACATTCTACTGATCATTTCATTTCTAATTTGTTTTTCTTTATTTGTCACAAATACTGTCAGATTCATTTCATGGAAACCTTGGAAATCATATCAAAAACCAATCTTATGGATTTTGTATACAGGATACTTTTGGGTTTGTTTGGGATTTTTATTTTATAGTTTGACTTCTCTCGGATACTTTCCAATATCTTCTGCGATACACAGTTTGACTGTGGGTGGAATTGGAGTTTTTATTTATGGTATGATCACACGTGTGAGTTTAGGTCATACAGGAAGGATTATTGTAGCATCACCACTCACAGTGGGCGCCTATATCATTTTAAATTTTGCAGTAATTGTCAGAGTTCTTTTCCCTTTATTTGGAAAGTATAATTTAGCTTATCATCTCTCTGGAATCGGTTGGATTCTCGCGTTTACTTTATTCATCCTACAATACACAAAGATTTTATTCAGCCCAAGACCAGATGGGAAACCATCATAA
- a CDS encoding sensor histidine kinase, producing MIFKTRIYRLVFGFAFVFAPAVFSLAAEPCGTMITSFEKPIVLKTDWLFRKGDNLDWRDETVEESFWVKRSVPDYGISKTENLTGYHWYRCSFYLPENYTTPVEPIAIQLGRIRDIDEFYLNGTLIDKTGTVLPRLEVDFQKIRIYSLPTHLLKPGLNIMAIRIYAATNLNGLKEAPTIAKERLLRESVFSKEAFAMVCGYVFIFMGIYFLVGSIVRGRAGENFFFALFSIFMGIYVLIRTQHRDILFESFTWSYVAELLVLICLPIFFINFMHQYLKIKRNVVLLVYEVFLFVLFVITLFFRTPKTWILVIALFNYVLPVAMGLVIYLFVKNGKANIAKVKFILIGIASLLPTILIDSLSALEIISMPGTLYLGFLIFLVMISIQLSNDIVLGLENFIEQEKELIQMERVKTGFLINLSSEFKSGMEKIKKAIENISTNSGKTATKEQTKPTTKSAAKKKTKSKSGSKQELDPVKQAEDHISYMSYMVEEAMLLRKLEDKTYIPFYESFSVSELIRSCVSSVENHLEQYRKNTSVEVKPVDLEIYFPKELLFSILRNLVENAYQYTDPKTDISIEFFNRDGFHQLIVMDEGMGLSQLEMETIFQKFVRGYRDKKNEIPGAGIGLTLVEATTKFLGGTVSLKSSEGMGAKFTIRIPEKPIK from the coding sequence ATGATCTTCAAAACCCGCATTTACCGTCTTGTATTCGGGTTCGCATTCGTTTTCGCACCAGCTGTGTTCAGTTTGGCGGCGGAACCATGTGGAACCATGATCACTTCTTTCGAAAAACCAATCGTATTAAAAACAGATTGGTTATTTCGTAAAGGAGACAATTTAGATTGGAGAGATGAAACTGTTGAAGAGTCTTTCTGGGTCAAACGTTCAGTTCCTGATTATGGAATTTCTAAAACCGAAAACCTAACAGGCTACCACTGGTATAGATGTTCTTTTTATTTACCTGAGAACTATACAACACCTGTAGAACCGATTGCGATCCAACTTGGTCGCATCCGAGATATCGATGAATTTTATCTAAATGGAACTTTAATCGACAAAACGGGAACTGTACTTCCTCGACTAGAAGTAGACTTCCAAAAAATTCGGATTTATTCTCTACCAACTCACCTTCTCAAACCCGGCCTAAATATAATGGCAATTCGCATTTATGCTGCGACGAATCTCAATGGTCTCAAAGAAGCGCCGACCATTGCCAAAGAACGACTGTTACGCGAATCTGTCTTTTCCAAAGAAGCATTTGCCATGGTCTGTGGATATGTGTTTATATTTATGGGAATTTACTTTTTAGTAGGTTCGATTGTTCGCGGACGAGCTGGCGAAAACTTTTTCTTTGCACTCTTTTCTATCTTTATGGGAATTTATGTTTTAATTCGAACCCAACATAGAGATATTCTTTTTGAAAGTTTTACTTGGTCTTATGTTGCCGAACTTTTAGTTCTCATTTGTTTACCGATATTTTTTATAAATTTTATGCACCAGTATTTAAAAATAAAACGCAATGTAGTTTTACTGGTATATGAAGTATTTTTGTTTGTTTTATTCGTAATTACTTTATTCTTTAGAACACCTAAGACATGGATCTTAGTCATAGCCCTTTTCAATTATGTTTTGCCAGTAGCAATGGGACTTGTGATTTATTTGTTTGTAAAAAATGGAAAGGCAAATATTGCAAAGGTAAAATTCATTCTGATTGGAATTGCATCTTTGTTACCTACAATTCTAATTGATAGTCTCTCTGCTTTAGAAATCATTTCTATGCCAGGGACATTGTATTTAGGGTTTCTTATTTTTCTCGTAATGATTTCGATCCAACTTTCTAACGATATTGTTTTGGGTTTGGAAAACTTTATCGAACAGGAAAAAGAATTAATCCAAATGGAACGTGTCAAAACAGGTTTTTTAATTAATTTATCCTCTGAGTTTAAATCAGGGATGGAAAAAATCAAAAAAGCCATAGAAAATATTTCGACGAACAGTGGGAAAACAGCAACCAAAGAACAAACCAAACCAACAACAAAGTCTGCGGCAAAAAAGAAAACCAAATCTAAATCAGGATCAAAACAAGAACTCGATCCTGTCAAACAAGCAGAAGATCATATATCTTATATGAGTTATATGGTAGAAGAAGCAATGCTTCTACGTAAACTAGAAGACAAAACATACATTCCTTTTTATGAGTCTTTTTCTGTTTCAGAACTAATCCGAAGTTGTGTTTCTAGTGTAGAAAACCATTTGGAACAATACAGAAAAAATACCTCTGTGGAAGTAAAACCTGTAGATTTGGAAATCTATTTCCCTAAGGAATTGTTGTTTTCAATTTTAAGAAACCTCGTTGAAAACGCGTACCAATACACAGATCCAAAAACAGATATTAGTATAGAATTTTTTAATCGTGACGGTTTCCACCAACTCATTGTTATGGATGAAGGGATGGGCCTTAGCCAATTAGAAATGGAAACCATTTTTCAAAAATTTGTCAGAGGATACCGTGACAAAAAAAATGAAATCCCAGGTGCCGGAATTGGGCTTACCTTAGTGGAAGCTACCACAAAATTTTTAGGTGGAACTGTCAGTTTAAAGTCAAGCGAAGGAATGGGTGCTAAATTCACAATTCGTATCCCGGAGAAACCTATAAAATGA
- a CDS encoding Crp/Fnr family transcriptional regulator → MIIKYLKQLNPESLMKAFDGCQELTYSKDEFLFHGGDEVAYMDLLVTGDLQVFKYDGNMNEVTLTFFRPVSIIAEWAVIQGIPYPASGRFTKKSTILRMPLTEVQSRIHKNIELNHILLHSLMNKIETLNLAINRGLTMDAMQRVAHFLFYGTPDSLQLKQTQMASLLYLRPETFSRILKQLKDQGLVDTQKGEISILDKEGLLKILA, encoded by the coding sequence ATGATCATTAAGTATCTCAAACAACTAAATCCTGAATCCTTAATGAAGGCCTTTGATGGTTGTCAGGAACTTACCTATTCTAAGGATGAATTTTTATTCCATGGCGGTGATGAAGTTGCTTATATGGACTTACTTGTTACAGGTGATTTACAAGTATTCAAATATGATGGGAACATGAATGAAGTCACTTTAACTTTTTTTCGACCAGTGAGTATTATCGCAGAATGGGCGGTGATCCAAGGGATACCATATCCCGCTTCAGGTAGATTTACCAAAAAAAGCACAATCTTACGAATGCCTCTCACTGAGGTACAAAGTCGAATTCATAAAAACATTGAACTGAATCATATTCTTTTGCACTCGCTAATGAATAAAATCGAAACTTTAAATTTAGCAATCAATCGTGGGCTCACAATGGATGCGATGCAAAGAGTAGCGCATTTTTTATTTTACGGAACACCTGATTCATTACAATTGAAACAAACACAAATGGCATCTCTGCTTTATTTAAGACCGGAAACATTCTCAAGAATCCTAAAACAACTAAAAGACCAAGGACTTGTTGATACACAAAAAGGTGAAATCAGCATTCTAGACAAAGAAGGTTTGCTCAAAATTTTGGCTTAG